In the Nomascus leucogenys isolate Asia chromosome 5, Asia_NLE_v1, whole genome shotgun sequence genome, one interval contains:
- the ATF3 gene encoding LOW QUALITY PROTEIN: cyclic AMP-dependent transcription factor ATF-3 (The sequence of the model RefSeq protein was modified relative to this genomic sequence to represent the inferred CDS: deleted 1 base in 1 codon), with translation MQRSPSHSRTQPGAHCTALFARRRPSAPFSPRAGRESSVLARPRPDPACPPDPGRPERSLEQNDASTPRPGLCLGSECFCHRPLPVPPGSLVFEDFANLTPFVKEELRFAIQNKHLCHRMSSALESVTVSDRPLGVSITKAEVAPEEDERKKRRRERNKIAAAKCRNKKKEKTECLQKESEKLESVNAELKAQIEELKNEKQHLIYMLNLHRPTCIVRAQNGRTPEDERNLFIQQIKEGTLQS, from the exons ATGCAACGCTCTCCAAGCCACAGTCGCACGCAGCCAGGCGCGCACTGCACAGCTCTCTTCGCTCGCCGCCGCCCGAGCGCACCCTTCAGCCCGCGCGCCGGCCGTGAGTCCTCGGTGCTCGCCCGCCCCCGTCCAGACCCTGCCTGTCCTCCGGACCCTGGCCGCCCCGAGCGGAGCCTGGAG CAAAATGATGCTTCAACACCCAGGCCAGGTCTCTGCCTCGGAAGTGAGTGCTTCTGCCATCGTCCCCTGCCTGTC CCTCCTGGGTCACTGGTGTTTGAGGATTTTGCTAACCTGACGCCCTTTGTCAAGGAAGAGCTGAGGTTTGCCATCCAGAACAAGCACCTCTGCCACCGGATGTCCTCTGCGCTGGAGTCAGTCACTGTCAGCGACAGACCCCTCGGGGTGTCCATCACAAAAGCCGAG GTAGCCCCTGaagaagatgaaaggaaaaagaggcGACGAGAAAGAAATAAGATTGCAGCAGCAAAGTGCCGAaacaagaagaaggagaagacGGAGTGCCTGCAGAAA GAGTCAGAGAAGCTGGAAAGTGTGAATGCTGAACTGAAGGCTCAGATTGAGGAGCTCAAGAACGAGAAGCAGCATTTGATATACATGCTTAACCTTCATCGGCCCACATGTATTGTCCGGGCTCAGAATGGGCGGACTCCAGAAGATGAGAGAAACCTCTTTATCCAACAGATAAAAGAAGGAACATTGCAGAGCTAA